CATTATGTGCAAAAAGACCCCATGTGTATTATATAtgtattcacacacatacacaggcttGTACTGAACAGAAACTATCTGGAGAGATGTACAGGATGTTTTTTAGTTGGGGGAAGGAGTGGAGATGGATGAGgagactcagtggcaaccagcAACAGACTCGGTGAATGAGTAAGGAAATGACAAGGGAGTGATTTACACATAACCCAGGAAATCACAGCTGCAGTATGAAAGGAAGTGAAGAGGACGGTGATTGATAGAAACGATGGGGTCAAAAGATTGCACTTCCtggtcctattaaaaaaaaaaaaaaaaccctgccgttgagtcgattctgactcatagcgaccctataggacagagtagaactgccctgtcgtttccaaggagcacctggcgaattcgaactgccgaccttttggatagcagacacagcacttaaccactatgctaccagggtttcccctagtcCTATATTCCCCTGAAAATCCTCCAAGATATCCTTGGATACAGCCTATCTTGCTTTAACCAGGGCAACATTTCCTAATACACTGATCACAAGTAACACACAGGTTAACAATGAGGTGCTCCCCAGAACTTAAAAACAAGATTAACCTCTCAAAAAACGTGTCCTACTGTGTGCAGGGCACTGTGTTAGATACAGGAAATATAAGTGGAAGAGATAATTAAGGAATATGGGACTAAAGGGAATTTCTTCTTGGTCTCTTTTTAAAGTCGGCCTCCTTAATGTTTTGTTCCCTAGAATTCTCCTCTGTCTGCTTCTCTTCTTGCTCTACTTCCTTTCTCAGGGAGATTTTATTCACTCCCACAGCCTCATTACTACTCTAGCCCCCAGTGACTCCTCAATTATCTATCTCAAATCTCCTACGAGATTCATACTCCTCTTTCAGCTGCCCGCTGGAAATCTTCACGCAGATGGGCATACTCTAGCCCATGCTGTCCCACAGAATTTTctatgatgatggaaatgttttatccTTGTACTGTCCATTATAGTAGCCACATGTGGATAAGAGCACTTGAAAAGTAGCTAGTACAACTAAGGAACTAAACCCTTAATTTTGTTTAAATAGCCATATTAGGTTATCAGTATTACCAATAAGAGACAAATGAATATCATGTGCCTCCAGGTATGACACCCTGAAGACACAACACCATGTATGTAGTAGCCTAGCCAAAAATGCACGATCTAAATCTAATCATGAAGAAACATCAGATAAACCCAAATTGAAGAACATTGTATAAAATATcttcttcaaaagtgtcaatgtCACAAAAGACACAAAAAGTAAGGAACTGTTCCAcattaaagaagatttaaaaaaaaaaaaaaaaagacaacaaaatgcaATCCTGGCTGGGATCCTATCAGAGTGGGGTGGGAGGAAATtgctataaaggacattattAGAAGGGCAGTTGCAACATTAAAATACAGGCTTTAGATTATTGTATCAATCTTGGATTTCCTCAATTTGATAACTGTACTATTGTCATGTATATCCTTGTTTTTAGAAAACAGACACTGAAATATTAGAGGATAAAGGGACATTGTGTATGATACCTAgtctcaaatggttcagaaaaaataCTACATATATAGATGGACAGAAAGATAAACCAAATGTTAAAAATTGGTGGCTCAGGGTAAGGCAGATACAGGAATTCTTTGTACTGTTCTTGCgatttttctgtaagtttgaaatcattaaaaaaaaaaaaaaaaaaagagtccctaCAGGCCTGCAAGCTTGCCTGCATCAGTTTGTCAATGAGTTACCAGCAATGTACAGTcaacaaaagggggaaaatcaCAAAGGCAAACATACATCAGAATCCCTTTCTCTAAGAGGCCAAGTCCCTGGATAAGTATTCTAGTCCCATTTGTAAGGCTGGGCCTGTGGACATAGGCTCTTAGATCATACAGTTAATTACCCACTACCCTTGATTCCATGCTCAGAAGCAACCTTATGAATGACACAGCTTCCCATGTAGGTTTTACCAAGGCATTGGAAATGCACTGGACGTTATCTATACATATTCTGGTCTCAATGACTACATTTATCATGGTAAATTAATCTACTACCATTTTGACGGTATATAAGTCTAATGAGGTTCATGTTAGAAATCCATGCTCTGAATGGGTAAAATTGCGATTCTGAGCCTGTGTGATGTGGAGGAACTCCCACCTGcagccctccccacccctggGCTGACAACAGCCCAGACCAAGTCATGCATGGATTCTGGTAGCCCAAGCACCTTCCAAAAAAATTTCCAAGTCCAGAGGTGCGGTGTTGGTTGGCTCATTGTGTGCCAACCCTGCACTGGCAGGGGACTGAAATGATTCCCCATGATGGAAGAATTTCTAGGACTTGTGGTTATTCCCCTGGCCTTTAAGTCCCTCCCTAGTATACACCACCCACCATAACTAGAGATCCGATGGTTTAGTGAAGCCCCCCCGGAGAGCTAAGGTGGAACTTGACTACCTAGACTACCCACATCCCACTGCCGTGGAATCGACtctggactcacagtgaccctattggacagagtagaactgccccacagggtttccaaagagcagctgatggatttgaactgcctaccttttggttagcagctgaactctttaaccactaaaccaccagggctctactacTTAGACTAGGAAGTAAAAATCCTAACAAGATTTCACCAAGTGAGGTGAAGGAAGGTATTAATGAGCAAGGCTGTTTCCTTTATACAAGTCACAAAAACACTAAAACCTGAATTAAAAAAAGTCTCATAACATTCAATTCAGAGGAAAAGAATATACTAGGCTAAAAAAGTTTATAGACGAGCTGCCCAAAAGCACAAAGGTCTTGGCCAATTTCTGAAATCCCTAGTACTTATTCATCCAATGAGTCTTTTTAAGCACTTCCTATGTTAAATAGTGAATGGCGATATAGTAGTCCACCTGCATATAGCTGTCAAAGAACTGTCagaccccaaaaccaaaaccaaacccacggcccttgagttgattcttactcatagtgaccatatatgacagagtagaaccgccccacagggtccccaaggctgtaaatctttatggaagcagactcacaCATTTTTCTCTGTGAAGCGGTCAGTGGCTTCCCACTgccaaccttcggttagcagcggagtgcttaaccactctgcggCCAGGACTCCTAAACTATCACACCAGTAGAGAATAAAGCATTTAGTAATCAATTCAAGTTGTACTGAGAGTCTGGTGTTAAATGAGCATTTAAGGGGGAAATAGTGGGGAGAAGGGGCAAACTTAAAAACCTTGTTTAGCAGGATGGAATTCAGTGCCCAGCTGAAGAAATAAGCCACAATGAAGGCTCTGAAGTAGTATGGAGCAGCACCTCCATAGTGTGGCTACAGCTAGTGAGGTGAGGAAAGCTGGAGACAGACCAGAGCCTGATTCGGCAAAGATTTATAGACCATATCAAGTTGTTGGGTTGTGTGTGCATGTTTAGAGAAACTACTTAAGTATTTTAAgtagggaaatgaaaaaaaaaattttttttttttttttaagttcttctgAATACTACCTCAAGAATAGACTGGGCAAAGGAGTGGGAGTAGAGCAAAAGATAGTGGATGCAGCCAGCCCCAGTATAATACAGATGAGAAATCATGGCTGCCTAAACTGGGTAATGATAcagacacaatgaaaatatatttaacaaaaaaaaattaatgaccaGGATTTGGACGGGACTGAACGGGGAGAGAAATCAAAGGCTTGGAAATTTTTGGTTTGAACACCTAAGAGGATGGTGATGTGAATTAAGATaggttttcaataaatgtttaactGAGAGCACGATGTAAAATCTGATGTGGAATAAAATAGCACTGTCAAGTTTTAATATTAAGAAAAATCATATTGTAAGTACAAGTGATCATAATCTGTGAGTATATTCCTTAATCGAATATGGTCTTCCTACAATCTCCCAATGTCCGAGCTTACTAAAAACCACCTACATCAATTTTAGATTCTTATTTTAAGCCAGTTTCCTACTGCTCTAAGGATAAACGCAAACTCTACACAGGTCCTACGAAGTTTGGTCCTATACTCCTTGTCCTCTGGCTAACCCTGCCTTCTTTAGCTCCTAGAATATGCTAGGCTCCTCTTTTGCCTTTGGGGATCTTTGCACATCTTTTCCTGTGGAGAACTGTGCAGCGGCTCTACTCCTCTAATTAATGTCTACTTGTCTTCTGGATTCCAGGTCAACCATCAATTCCACCTGAGACCAGGCTCTCATTATATGAGACCTTGGCCTCTTGTAGCAAATTATACTCTCTCCAGAGAACTTATTATAGTTTGTAATGTCGTAACTATAGGGGTATTGTCTGTCTTACACAACGGTCTCTAAGTCCCAtaagggcagggaccatgtctgcTTTGCTCTATCATTGAATCCCTGAAAACCTAGTATAGAACCTGCCACACTGCAGGCATTCCAGTATCTGTGGAATACTGTATGGGTATGGTAGCAGGCAAAGCGAAGGCCAAATTTAGATTTAATTCAAGCTCACCTGTTCACTGGTGATCTTACATCAGGCTTGATATAGAGCAACGTTGTCATCTCTAAAACAGCATAAAACATAGCCACTCTGTGTAAAAGAACTACGAATGTAAAAGaacaaagggtttttttgtttttagtaagcTCAATGTTATATAATTGCATTTTGCTGAAGACAGAAAGCAAATGAGATACTCCTCATAATCATACTGAAGAACTAAAGCACAATCATTAACTGAGGTTAAATGGAGATCACCTGAAATTCAGTATTTATGAAACAGTTATATCCTTACCCCCCTTTAGGTTTTAGCTCCACTAAagtatttgatttaaaaaaaaaaaaaagccaatactGAATAGAAAAATTTTTGGATTCTTGTTTTAATGtgttactgttttattttttttctttagttgaaTATACGTACACATTTGTTTTACTGGCAGTCCAGATAAACAagtatataaaggaaatgtttaaatttttctgttGGCAGATGTCAAGATAAAGTGTGCAGATTAAAATGCCTCAATGTAACCTGAAGAAATGGTTTTGAATCCATACAAATTTTTctctaagaagaaaaataaagatagtCCAAAGGGACTCCCCTAGCTTATAACACATTTTCAGAATAActctcaggaggaaaaaaaaaaatttcaaaaatactcATTGACTAAAAATATGTCAATACCATATGGCTTTATGAAATAACttctaaaatgtacatttttttatttaaaaaggaccccaaattttaaataaactgctagcagtatcattttcttcacttaaaaGTGCATATCTCTGAGGGTGGGACTTACATACCTCTTGgacaaacaaaattttttttttctttttaacaaattttttAACACAAAAAAACACTTCAAATATTTTAAGGGAAAACAGTTTTCACCAAGAGTCATCTTTAAGCAGACTGCAGTAGATGACattgttccttttttcttctttttataccaTCAGGATTCTCAATTAGATGCTTTGGCAGTTTTAAGACATAGCATGGTCTCTACCCAGAGACACTGACATTAATGATGTCCGTGGAGATGGCACTTGCCTTGATGGCTCAGTTTGAAGAGACACATTACTGGGCTGGTTCTCCAAGTCAGAGGCAAAGGTGCTCTCTTCTCTTACATCAAGAGTTTGTTCAACTGAAGATGCCTGGGGTGGAATATTATTTACAGTTTTGTTGGCATTATCCAAGTTGTTAGCGAGTATGGTAATATCACAGTCCTTGTCCAGGACACCAAATTCATCTTCTATTGTAACTACATCTTTAGTTTCAAATGGGTCCAAAGAAGGAGCCAAAAACTCATTTTGTACAGGGTTTTGAGGACCACTATTGTCATATCCTCTACCTTCCTTTACTTCAGAATCCTTATCACTATCACTGTCAATGGTAATTACAACCGGGGAACGTGAAGTATTATCTCCATGGTGTTTCTTATGCTTCTTCTTgtgcttcttctttttctttttatgatgtCTAGTTGTATCAGTAGCTTTCCCTTCATAAACTATCTCCACACTTAAGCTCCGGGtcctcctttttctcctcttGTGTTTTGTCTCTCTGTCTGATGATCGGCTGTCTGAGAAGCTGTCACTCTCATTTTTGTAGTTCCCATCCAATTTTGATGAAGATTTTTGGTAGTGACTGTCCTTTACTTTAGAAGCAAATTCACGGGATGGTTGAGCCACTTCGTTAGTACCCTCCAAATGCCGTGTTTTATATTTCCGTTTCCCTCCAGGCTTTTCACTTCTCACCCGATCAGGCCCTGTCGATGCAGTCCTTGATCTACTACTAGACAGGCTCCTTGATCTGTGCCTTTCATAGTAGTAATATTTCCTTTCGCtgtgattattttttttcctggcatTTGTCCTTTCAGAGAACGACTGAATTCTAAATTCTGGACTTGAAGATTGTCTGGAATAATGAGCTCTGGACAGAGTCCTCCTCCGATATGATGATTCATAACCATCCCTGTCCTTGTTTCTACTGTAATAAGTATATTCCCACTtatatctgcttccataattatttcttaaataataacgATCTCTATTTCTGCTCCGTGACCTTCTTTTACCATGATCACTGCTACAAGACCTTGATCTGCTTGTGCTTTCACTACTTAGAGAGAGAGTTTGGCTTCTTCTCGACCAACTGCTATCTCTAGTTCTTGATCTCTTTTTGTCTCGTCTACCTCTAGGTCTGCTACTCTCTCTGCTTCTGGATCGTttacttttcattcttttcttaccATGGTGCTTTCTACGATTCTTCTGGTCATGCCCACTTCTACTCTGGGAACATGAATCTGAACTTCTTGATCTTCCCCTCTTTCTGTGTCCACGGTTATGTGGGGAATATACTCTGTCTCTCAGAGACGAGCTCAGGTCTCTGGGAGATGATGATGTGGATcgtttctcttccttctttgatCTGATTCTTGTACCAGAATCACAATGacttttatttatgtgttcaTCCTTCCCAAGGACAGAGTGTGGAGACGAACATCTACTAACATCACTATCACCAGAACTGTAAGACTGCTCTTGTTCTTGTGTCTTCACTGTCTCCATTTTCTCATAAGAGCCTAACTCCTCAGAATCAGAGGACAGTTCAACAAGTTCTGGGGTCCTCTCGGCTAGTGGTTTAACAAACCCAACAATGACACAATTATCTGAGGAGGAATCGCTGTCATTATTGAGGTCCTCGTTGGTTTGTGCTCCTTGTATCTGAGATGTGGTTCCACTTGTTACAAGTTCCTCATCTGAACTGTCAGAAGTATTTAAAAGGGAAGACATGGCAGCATGTACCTGCTCTGAGCTTGAATAAGATGGCCCTGGAGTTTCATCATCCCATGGTGCCTGACTAACAGTGGCTACATTAATATCCAGCTCTTGGGTCTCAGCCTCATCTGGAGATATTGTTATGACTGAAGAATCAGAATGGCTGCCTTCTTCATACGAAGGAGCAGGGCAATCATAATTAGCATGCTGGTCAAAAGCAGCCATGTTAAAAGGAGATCTAGCAAAACTGATAAATTCATGTATAAAATGCTCAGTCCGATTAAGTAAAAATGGCCTTAAATCAGACACAAATGCCTGACTTTCTAAGTCATAACGAGTGACATTACTCATGATGATGTGTTGAACAATATTCACTAAAGATCCATGAGCTCCAAAAAGAACTGTTAGTTCACGTTTTAACCAGGGGACTAATCTGTGAAGGCAAGCTGGATTTCTACGGAAAAATTCAGCTGAAATATCCCTGTAGCGGCCACCATCTTCAATGTTTCTAACACGAGCACCAGCACGATAGAGAGTTCGCCTAAAATTAATAATATCCTGCTCTTGAATTTTCCGCATAGATCTTTCATCTGCAGTAGCTGGCCTCCTCATTGCAATCTGCCTCGTAAGTTGAGGAATTTCACCATCTCTAGGTCTTGTTGAAATGCCTAACCCTTCAAATAGTACTCCACTATCCGGTGGAGTTGTTGTTCTTCTATTCATGGTACCACTAGGTGAATAAACAGAAGTATTTCGGTCCCTTGTCAGAGTTGTTCGGTAGCGAAATCGTCGAACATCAGGGGTGGCAAAATTATATGAAGGCCTTAGGACATATTCCTTGAAGTCATCTTCTGCCCTCACAGAATGGAAAATAGAATCAAAGGGCTGTTTACATAGTGGACACTCAGCTTTGTTTTTTGACCACTCCTGTACACAGCGAAAACAGAACTTATGTAGGCAGCGATCTAAGTAAGACACATTATCAAATCTATCCAAGCATATAGGACACTTGGAATCAGGAGATGCATCAGCTGGTACTGTCTGTTGCAATTTGCTAGTGCCAGCTTTAGGTGAAAAGTTGTCCATTTTAAATTCCTTAGCAGCTGATGCCATTATCTGTAAAAGGGAAAGAAACGTATCAGTAACCTGATAAAAGAAGAATGATTACATTCCGATAACAGAACATGCCTCACAGAGTTTGTGAAGATATAATAGGCCCTTAGAGAGAGTGCTGAATACATAACATAGTAAACTCTCAAATACAATATTCTATTAT
The sequence above is drawn from the Elephas maximus indicus isolate mEleMax1 chromosome 9, mEleMax1 primary haplotype, whole genome shotgun sequence genome and encodes:
- the TOPORS gene encoding E3 ubiquitin-protein ligase Topors isoform X1 — protein: MGSQQPPGSPLSREEGEAPPPAPAPESRRRSRRVRLRGSCRHRPSFLSRRELATSAPAGSAQASSGIMASAAKEFKMDNFSPKAGTSKLQQTVPADASPDSKCPICLDRFDNVSYLDRCLHKFCFRCVQEWSKNKAECPLCKQPFDSIFHSVRAEDDFKEYVLRPSYNFATPDVRRFRYRTTLTRDRNTSVYSPSGTMNRRTTTPPDSGVLFEGLGISTRPRDGEIPQLTRQIAMRRPATADERSMRKIQEQDIINFRRTLYRAGARVRNIEDGGRYRDISAEFFRRNPACLHRLVPWLKRELTVLFGAHGSLVNIVQHIIMSNVTRYDLESQAFVSDLRPFLLNRTEHFIHEFISFARSPFNMAAFDQHANYDCPAPSYEEGSHSDSSVITISPDEAETQELDINVATVSQAPWDDETPGPSYSSSEQVHAAMSSLLNTSDSSDEELVTSGTTSQIQGAQTNEDLNNDSDSSSDNCVIVGFVKPLAERTPELVELSSDSEELGSYEKMETVKTQEQEQSYSSGDSDVSRCSSPHSVLGKDEHINKSHCDSGTRIRSKKEEKRSTSSSPRDLSSSLRDRVYSPHNRGHRKRGRSRSSDSCSQSRSGHDQKNRRKHHGKKRMKSKRSRSRESSRPRGRRDKKRSRTRDSSWSRRSQTLSLSSESTSRSRSCSSDHGKRRSRSRNRDRYYLRNNYGSRYKWEYTYYSRNKDRDGYESSYRRRTLSRAHYSRQSSSPEFRIQSFSERTNARKKNNHSERKYYYYERHRSRSLSSSRSRTASTGPDRVRSEKPGGKRKYKTRHLEGTNEVAQPSREFASKVKDSHYQKSSSKLDGNYKNESDSFSDSRSSDRETKHKRRKRRTRSLSVEIVYEGKATDTTRHHKKKKKKHKKKHKKHHGDNTSRSPVVITIDSDSDKDSEVKEGRGYDNSGPQNPVQNEFLAPSLDPFETKDVVTIEDEFGVLDKDCDITILANNLDNANKTVNNIPPQASSVEQTLDVREESTFASDLENQPSNVSLQTEPSRQVPSPRTSLMSVSLGRDHAMS
- the TOPORS gene encoding E3 ubiquitin-protein ligase Topors isoform X2 gives rise to the protein MIMASAAKEFKMDNFSPKAGTSKLQQTVPADASPDSKCPICLDRFDNVSYLDRCLHKFCFRCVQEWSKNKAECPLCKQPFDSIFHSVRAEDDFKEYVLRPSYNFATPDVRRFRYRTTLTRDRNTSVYSPSGTMNRRTTTPPDSGVLFEGLGISTRPRDGEIPQLTRQIAMRRPATADERSMRKIQEQDIINFRRTLYRAGARVRNIEDGGRYRDISAEFFRRNPACLHRLVPWLKRELTVLFGAHGSLVNIVQHIIMSNVTRYDLESQAFVSDLRPFLLNRTEHFIHEFISFARSPFNMAAFDQHANYDCPAPSYEEGSHSDSSVITISPDEAETQELDINVATVSQAPWDDETPGPSYSSSEQVHAAMSSLLNTSDSSDEELVTSGTTSQIQGAQTNEDLNNDSDSSSDNCVIVGFVKPLAERTPELVELSSDSEELGSYEKMETVKTQEQEQSYSSGDSDVSRCSSPHSVLGKDEHINKSHCDSGTRIRSKKEEKRSTSSSPRDLSSSLRDRVYSPHNRGHRKRGRSRSSDSCSQSRSGHDQKNRRKHHGKKRMKSKRSRSRESSRPRGRRDKKRSRTRDSSWSRRSQTLSLSSESTSRSRSCSSDHGKRRSRSRNRDRYYLRNNYGSRYKWEYTYYSRNKDRDGYESSYRRRTLSRAHYSRQSSSPEFRIQSFSERTNARKKNNHSERKYYYYERHRSRSLSSSRSRTASTGPDRVRSEKPGGKRKYKTRHLEGTNEVAQPSREFASKVKDSHYQKSSSKLDGNYKNESDSFSDSRSSDRETKHKRRKRRTRSLSVEIVYEGKATDTTRHHKKKKKKHKKKHKKHHGDNTSRSPVVITIDSDSDKDSEVKEGRGYDNSGPQNPVQNEFLAPSLDPFETKDVVTIEDEFGVLDKDCDITILANNLDNANKTVNNIPPQASSVEQTLDVREESTFASDLENQPSNVSLQTEPSRQVPSPRTSLMSVSLGRDHAMS